Within the Musa acuminata AAA Group cultivar baxijiao chromosome BXJ2-9, Cavendish_Baxijiao_AAA, whole genome shotgun sequence genome, the region cagtacgcggtgctgtacctttgctacttagtggagtaggcggcagggttgatggagaagacagtacaatcccaaaggcgacctcatctatcaaagaattacttcaagttggggtgaaaacttcccgcattccagaagttcgatggcattgagaaggtgaatcacagtagctaactcaacgcaaggagtgcaaacacttcaagtgcttcagaagtgtgagcaaagagcaggcgaaggccagtaaccagctcgatgcatggagtacaacctcgaggaggcgggcgaagtcaagtaacctttgccttctcaaccatcaagagaatgggcgaaaccgagtaccccaattctcttatctatccagcagaggagctttgcacaagttcaaagacccttcgaagataatggaagataatggttgtcaaatcctcaccaacggtgatcagtgctactgagagtagattgttcgcctcatttcccaacgaaatgccaatcgaaagcggaagtgatgcgaacctacttggatgtgacaactaagtgaaagaagagtcaatgagcaaattttgtggaggaaggacccaaaacttcagaagtttgcgagacgatgctcgttaaagctctaacaagcatccacccagttcaagcagcatgtggaatctgagagactggcgcagtaaggatggtcttttccttcatccgggggatccgcaggaatcaacaaggatcaacacaattcagccaaccctacaccagagtcagagtcattggtgagttgcagcagcatggcggatcaaaggttcgacgacTCAAaatcagcagcggagagcagttgggagccaggaggcacattgcagctggagcagaagattgaagactcagcaaaggtgagaagttgcagtgttcacaaaggcttcgacaaggacgtcgaaggaataagtgggggagaatgtcacggacaaacttctaaacaggatgttggatgtaatgcttatgtatgtccgtgtcttttggcatgttcatgccttgtggtCTCTTTAgggttgtaaataaaggttgtgtcctgtggacacgtgcgagagattcttcggtctgtaatggaccattttaccctttgttatgcaactgttcagagcttgtaaagtctgtttgtaatttgcattgtctatgaagtgtttttcggagatgcttgcttgtggatcccgattgaggtgttctctttaacccgttttctcttttgttggtcctaagggacgaaggggaggcttcggggaggctgacctttgcggacggacagcaagggtgccgcacgacttaggcaaaaccagctaagtccgtgacagggtgGTATAGTATGGTTTTAAAACCATGTTGTAGAATTCATTGAAGAATTTAAATAACAAAGgcatgatattaagaaaataaatccAATGAGTTGCTAATTTCTATCTATTTAAGAATATTACATTCTGTTTTAAACAAAAGTAGGCTTTCTGAAAGGAAATCACAGGCAGATAGATATTTTAGCACACTAGGGCATTTTATCAGCCAACTAGATTGCATAGCAGATGCCATCATCATGGAAAAAGTTATGAAATCTATTTTACTAAAAACTATCTTTCAAAACCTATATGTATAGGGATCTTGTTTATCACCCAAGGCATTTTATCACATAGCCTATGCCATCATCATTGAAAGCTATTTCAGTCAAAGCACCAAAAGTATGCATATTCAAGAAGTTAAGATCAATGTGAAAGGAGTATCTCTGAAATAACTTTAGGCCCCCATAGCCAAGAAACCAACAAAATTATGGTCTTTCAAAACCAATGTGCAATAGCTAATGAAATCTGTTGACTCATTTCTCTTCATTAAGTGGATATCTATAGCAAAAGCTCATGCATAATAGGAATcatcttgaaatgttttggagcttcaTCTTAGTATATCAGATTATTGGTTTCTAATGTCATTGAAGAAGCCTCTTTTGGTCATAGATTCTAAAAGAATGTAATTATCAAAAGGAACATAGCCATTTAGATAgctaaaattttcttgatatcaattTCTTACATGTCCATTTGGGTCTAGCTTTTTGCTGTATAAATGCCTTTCTCTTGGGCTACTTGCACTTCGGCTTTTGTTTAGCTacacataatataatattattttaacttTTTTGTGGCATGATAATTAAAACCACAAGGATATCATCCAATATGTTTTGGTCAATCAGAAAAGGAAGAGATAAAAATGAAGTTCTGAGCTCATCACAACAACTTGTAAGTTGTTCATGCTACTCAGCTTAGTGCTGGCCAATCTTGATTTGGTTTACCAAGTTGGAATAGGCTCAACTGGTCTAAGTCCATAACTCAGTAAAGTTTCCTGCTGTGGATTGGATAAGTCATTCTAGGGTATGACTGATTCTTATGAAACTCATTATTTTAGATTCTTTTAGTACTTTAAAACTGAAATTGAATCTGTGATCACCAATGATATTGAAACTAAACCCAGAAGAATGTAAATACAGATGATAAACCCAAAACATAGAAAACTATTGAAATATCTAAAAGTGCAGGAATTGGACTCTTTTGGAGTGGTTTACTACGTAAACTACATTCAAGGATTACTCTACATGGCTAGTTTTTGCTTTAGTCCACGCATTTGTTTATACTTCAGGTCACTACAGTTCTTAGATGTTGATTTTACAATGGACATTTTCATCTGGATTTAAGTACCAGATTTAGGAGTTTCTCTATCCTGgaggatgttgctccaatggtctTTTTTTCCTGAGTCTTGTTTGAAGGTACTCTGTTGTACTTGCAGGACATAAATCAAGTAAAATCAGGCATCTGTTGTTCAACAGCTCAGAACTCTTAATGTATAGGCCACTGTTACTTGAGATCTTTTTGTGCAAATTCTGTTGTAACCAAGAAATGGAGAAAAAAGAATGTATATACTGAATTAAAATATTTgcacaaataattttaatttgcaaTTTTCTGGCTTTTGGAAATGCAAACTTGCCTATGTGTTTCTGGAGTATATCCATgtatttagtttcattttcttagTTTTATGACAggaccttttttttttcatttctataTCATTTTCTTCAGGTGAAACTCTCGGGTTCCATTAGCAGCCAATACTTGACTGCTTTGCTCATGGCAGCTCCCCTAGCTCGTGGAGATGTGGAGATTGAGATCATTGATAAGCTCATTTCCATTCCTTACGTAGAAATGACTCTGAAACTGATGGAACGTTTTGGAGTTAAGGTTGAGCATACTGATAATTGGGACAAATTCTTCATCAAGGGTGCTCAAAAGTACACGTAAGTTTCCAGATTGATGATGATTCCAGTTAATACAGGAATATAAAAGATCATGTTATtatcatttaatatatttttctgtGATAGGTCTCCAGGAAGTGCCTATGTTGAAGGTGATGCTTCAAGTGCTAGTTATTTCTTAGCAGGTGCTGCCATCACTGGCGGCACCGTCACTGTGGAAGGTTGTGGTACAACCAGTCTACAAGTAAATCTGGATTCACAAAATTTTCTGATCTTTAAGCATATAGGCTGTGCCTTGTGTTGTTTCTTAtcatcttttatttttcctttgaaTGTAGGGTGATGTGAAATTTGCTGAAGTTCTCAAAAAAATGGGAGCAAAGGTATCATGGACCGAGAATAGTGTGACTGTTACTGGCCCACCACAGGATCCTTCCAAGAAGAAACATTTGCATGGCATTGATGTCAATATGAATAAGATGCCTGATGTTGCCATGACCCTCGCTGTTATTGCACTGTTTGCCGATGGCCCGACAGCCATAAGAGATGGTTAGTTTCAGTTTTCTTTTATAGTTGTGCTCCAAGCAGTAGTGTCTTGCAGAAACACCGCATATAATTTGTTTTAACCTTATGGTGTTAGTGGCTTCATGGCGAGTTAAGGAGACCGAAAGGATGATAGCCATTTGTACAGAACTTCGAAAGGTTAGTAAAGTTTGATGTTTCATGTGACTTGGATATATTGCTTCATTTTCTAATGTGTTCTTGGTTTGTATGTGTTGAATTAGTTGGGAGCAACAGTGGAAGAAGGCCCTGACTACTGTATCATTACTCCCCCAGAAAAATTGAATGCAACAGCAATCGACACATATGACGATCACAGGATGGCGATGGCATTCTCTTTAGCTGCTTGTGCTGATGTTCCTGTCACGATCAGAGATCCAGGCTGCACAAGAAAGACTTTCCCTGACTACTTTGATGTCTTGGAAAGATTTACAAAGAACTGAATGGAACCTCCCAAAGAGATTAGAACTTAAAAGCCAGTGTTCTTTATGAACAATTCTTTGTTTTGCTGCAGCATAAAGTTGTGCTGCCAATGTCGGTTGTGTTTTGACACATTATGCATTTGCGTCAGCGTTTTTTTTGTAGAGGATGTGTTGTATGCCATTTTAAGTTACAACGTGTGATAGATTATAAATCTTGACATGAGGTTTTCAGTGAGGAGTGGCATCATCTCGCTACTCGGATGGTCTCATCTATCCTTTAGCCACTCGAGGGTTTTAGGGTACGAAGATAGCTTATGTTTCGTGTCTTTTGTTATGCAGGCCATAAGATATGAAAGTAGTCCAAAACAGGTTGTGTGCCTGATGCCACTTAAGAGTTTCCTCGCCTAACCAAATGCCACTTAGGGTTCTAAGGTCCTGATGCCACTTAAGAGTTTCCTCGCCTAACCAAATGCCACTTAGGGTTCTAAGGTGTTGAGATGATTGACATTTTGTGTGACATTTTGTGTTATTTGTCATGCCTATCACAAAATATGAATGCAGCCTAAAGGGGATTAATTTTTGCTGTACGAGAAAGCAATGAGCGAGTAGATGATAAGGTTCCTCCACCATATGAGGTTCTTAGGTATTGAGATAGCTAACATTGTGTATCACTTATTGTGCCTACCACAACACAAAAACAATCCAAAAGGGATCGTTTTTTGTTGTGTGAGCAAGCAATGTGTAGGCAGATAACAAGCAAAGATTCTCCCATCCaaacctgtatcatttggggtttCAGTGAGAGGACTAATATTATTTGCTACATATGAAAATAACCCAAAAGGAGTCATTTTTTATTATGCGAGCAAGTAATGATCGGACGGACAACAAGCAAAGTGTTACCACCTAAGGGTTCTAAGATGTTGAGATGGATAGCATTTTGGTATGCTGTTTTGCCAACGTTAAAATAGTCCAAAATGGGTCATTTTTGACATAGCGAGTGAGCAACAAGCATATCGACAATGAGTGCTTGCTTGCATGTCGATGATAAGCAAAGCACAAAGTgacatgttagaaaataaatagataaacaagttgtagaagaagttgattattattaacatatcccccttccttttatacaggttagaaaagagaattttcctcaacaggttagaggatttctctcaacagagtagagagatttcctcaaatagttagggaaatctcatctacttatcatgcccccgcaagatggtacttCGATCAaagaggccaatcttggactgatgtaatgcaaaaagtttacgagctagaggcttcgtaaataAGTCGACCAATTGATCAgtcgtatgaacatgagaaacacgaagttgacggcggacaacttgatcgcgtacaaagtggaaatcgatagcaatatgtttcatgcgggagtggaataccagattagcgcacagataggtagctccaatattatcacaatatattgtaggggtggaatcgatgttgagttcctggagtagattcgtgatccaattgagttctgcagtggtagtggcaatggcacggtattcagcttcagttgtagaccgggcgattgtcttttgcttcttagaactccaactgattggatgagcaccaagaaagataatataccctgatgtggatgttctatcatcaaggttacctgcccaatcagcatcggcaaaggtatgaagacaaagtggagagtgtttacgaaaaaagagtccatgatttagggtccctttaagatatcgtagaattctcttgaccgcagaccagtgtagagtagatggttgctgcataaactgtgataatttgttgacagcaaatgagatgtctggatgcatgagagctaagtattgtaaagagccaacaacttggcagtattgagtgggttccgtagcaggacttccatccgataatttgagagaaccactagtagagatgggggttgtaactgcattttcatcctgcatgtttgtatttaataacaaatctttaaTAACTACTTCGatgcccagaaagtagctcaagggtccgagatccttaagcaagaatcgagctgccaactatttgatgaacgcttggatactgatgggattgttgcctgtgacaataatattatccatatatactagaatatacattgtgtttccatgatgatatcgcagaaacaacgaagtgttagatttggagttaagaaagtcgacaaaagtaaaaaatgagctaagtacagtgtaccaagctctcggagcctgacgaagtccataaatggctttccgaagtttgaaaacatgctgtggatactgaggatgagtgaaaccGGGGGGTTATTACATAAAAACATTTTCGGATAGAGATCCccgtagaaaggcattattaacatccaattatcataattactagcctttagtggtagccagactcaagataagccggattgtagtgggtttaacaacaggactaaacgtctcagtgaaatcaactccaggtcgttgataaaaccctttggcgaccaggcgtgccttatatcgggcaacagagccatttgggttccgcttaattctaaagacccacttacacccgatgatgttttgtgaaggatggaaaggaatgagatcccacgttgaattacggaggagggcattatattcctcactcatgacagtacgccaatgcggagatttttgggcttgagtgaaggtggtgggttcaacgttgggggatgaggaattcatgatagcttgtaggttaagcacctgacgaggtttaaaaataccatgcttagagcaagtggtcataggatgattggagacgacaggattgagaggtgatgttgggtgaggatctgtggcataagccgggtcaagtggagacacgtcaggggcacttgggtgagaaggaggtaaagaggatgattgtgtttcggaacatattgccccatcaattggggaagagtggagtggagtaggaatagAGGAAAcaggcaagtgttgaactggagtgatatagtgcggatcaggaggggaggaagtagacaaagtcatgggaggctcgtccgattggtccgaaggtatactccaatgagatagtgaagtggtccgtatggcaggatatggaagggtttggaaaggaaagttaaactcaACAAAaacaacgtgacgtgatatgaagattttgtgagtgtggagattatagcaatggaaagcattatgttcaagtgagtaaccaataaagacgcaaggagtagattaagatgttaacttatgagaggcatagggacgtaaccaagaataacataaacaactgaacactcggagtttacgaaggttagggggtttgtgaaatagtgtgtcaaagggggactggtattatagaactggtgtaggcattcgattaattaggtagacagcagtttgaaaggctgctgtccaaaaagttgaaggcatggaagcctgatgtagaagtgtgagtctagtttctactatatgccgatgtttgtgtttggtagaaccaactagttgaggagtatatgggggagacttgaggtgttgaatgccacaagctgggAGATGGGATgctagggcttgatattcaccgccaccatcagagtagactgttttaatggtagactgaaaatagttttcgaccaacttctagaaagtggaaaaaatgcgagaaacgtcagatttatgagaaagaggatatatccatgtgtagttagagaagtgatctacaaaaataacataaaatcgaaacttatcaaaagataagattggagcaggaccccaaacatcagtatatataatttcaaaaggtttagaggaggaaatggaagatgagccaaaaggctgccaatgggttttattactaagacaggcatcacaatgcatcatagaattagtggacttaaaaagaggaagagagtgacaagataataatttctgctgaatatagGACGAGGGATGActaagccgacgatgccacacatcaactgatGCCACAACAAAAGAATGAACAGTAGGCTGAGTTATTCGAGAGGTTGGTGGCCATTCGTAAAtattgtctttattcgggccttggaccaatgatgcccccgtgctcaagtccttaacaagaaatgaatcaggaaagaattcaatggaagtattgttatgtttgcaaaattaagaaacagaaatgaggttgcgtttaatatgaggggtgcataaaacatcatcgagggtaaatgtattagagtcagaattaagcgttgtggaaccagtatgagttataggaagtcctttaccatcaccgatgatgatatcttcatcgccgccatagggattgtgaagagacaaattctgaagatcaacggtgatgtgatgagaggcaccagagttgacaatccagttggactagctaggtgtcggagaagttaggagatttgcctgaggccagtgtgacgaagcagggaggcggggacgagaccaGCAAACTTTAacggagtggccgactttgtcacacaattggcaaacgacccgtctttgatggctcggtagggcaagatgccaagacggatgatggctggagttaccactttgcgagaagtgatgactaggaggataggaggggtgttgcatagAACTCACAGAGATGTTCAGCGAGTACCAAGTGCTCTTTTGTTTAGACTTGTGATCGACTTAAGCTATGAtagttgatccaggcagtttgtccgcacgcttcaagtacatctcatagtcagtcGGTTTATAATAGAGATC harbors:
- the LOC135623435 gene encoding 3-phosphoshikimate 1-carboxyvinyltransferase 2-like, with product MAQATVAKGFEANPVLSPSRLGGARRPTTLSYSLPVGSVAKPGSFGGLRAGGCGRRSAPLRVSASVAVSAEKPSAVPEIVLQPIKEISGTVKLPGSKSLSNRILLLAALSEGTTVVDNLLNSDDVRYMLAALRTLGLSVEDDVATKRAIVVGCGGQFPAGKASKEEVQLFLGNAGTAMRPLTAAVTAAGGNASYILDGVPRMRERPIGDLVAGLKQLGADVDCFMGTNCPPVRVNTKGGLPGGKVKLSGSISSQYLTALLMAAPLARGDVEIEIIDKLISIPYVEMTLKLMERFGVKVEHTDNWDKFFIKGAQKYTSPGSAYVEGDASSASYFLAGAAITGGTVTVEGCGTTSLQGDVKFAEVLKKMGAKVSWTENSVTVTGPPQDPSKKKHLHGIDVNMNKMPDVAMTLAVIALFADGPTAIRDVASWRVKETERMIAICTELRKLGATVEEGPDYCIITPPEKLNATAIDTYDDHRMAMAFSLAACADVPVTIRDPGCTRKTFPDYFDVLERFTKN